The Oncorhynchus mykiss isolate Arlee chromosome 30, USDA_OmykA_1.1, whole genome shotgun sequence genome includes a window with the following:
- the LOC110521363 gene encoding non-muscle caldesmon, producing the protein MSHAILRRNSSKQGLQNLLKITTQRSVEDAEEVERERRRRARESFRSMGSSSTLGPGGPSLDNGALAEDGLYERDLKPSSSSPSMEEDEGFSDWTQRLERRRQQAQRMEELSQATEEQDQRPLNGAAKPPTPHTLSGSATPTTSTSRQQRHKAEVEDEEEKKWGRRESERKGREREEEVVREEREREEEAEKQRQEQMRVLKKREEDQRSDAGEKVKEKRKEVKVSYTSKVVLHTEAKHGNVNGDTAGEKVTSYMVKTKLRAPRAVVQMAAAEAEEEAILETEAKLEKIRRSHAEKENQELEQLKHKQAEAEQELEELKRRREERRQVRKEEERRSREEEQQRLAKEEGEKRRMKEDIERRRMEAAERMKSLSTSSVDGDEMFSSLSPKGSIYKITERTESLNRSLKKSNSFKKTQPPVLLAKIDDRLEQYTTAIEYSQEVKATKQGLTDIPMSPEPVSSKKNLFEAGEAWNQSLAKGTPPKDAESLKVGVADMITQWVKGNPDGTSRSSPSRPADVKVGDVMQKKNMWEIIGETSPGISGAVAKGNASGKKYKFVMTAHGKYEKIPVDDDDDENMDEYTNGKADLYHGEY; encoded by the exons atGTCACATGCTATCCTGAGAAGAAACTCCAGCAAGCAAGGTTTGCAGAACCTCTTGAA AATAACCACCCAGAGGAGCGTGGAGGATGCAGAGGAGGTGGAGCGAGAGCGTCGGCGGAGGGCCCGGGAGTCCTTCCGCAGTATGGGCAGCAGCAGTACCTTGGGCCCTGGAGGCCCCTCACTGGACAATGGGGCCTTGGCGGAGGATGGCCT GTATGAGAGGGATCTGAAGCCCAGCAGCAGCTCTCCCTCTATGGAGGAGGACGAGGGCTTCAGTGACTGGACCCAGCGGCTGGAGAGACGCAGGCAGCAGGCCCAGCGCATGGAGGAGCTCAGTCAGGCCACAGAGGAGCAGGACCAGAGGCCCCTGAATGGTGCCGCAAAGCCCCCCACACCACATACCCTCTCTGGCTCAGCCACCCCCACCACATCCACCTCTCGCCAGCAGAGACACAAGGCAGAagtggaggatgaagaggagaagaAATGGGGAAGAAGGGAAAgtgagaggaaagggagggagcgagaggaggaggtggttagagaagagagggaaagagaagaggaggcagagaaacagAGGCAGGAGCAGATGAGAGTgctgaagaagagagaggaggaccaaagatCTGATGCTGGGGAGAAG GTGAAAGAGAAGCGCAAAGAGGTGAAGGTCTCGTACACATCCAAAGTCGTCCTCCATACAGAGGCAAAGCATGGCAACGTCAACGGAGACACAGCTGGGGAGAAAGTGACATCATACATGGTCAAAACCAAATTAAGGGCTCCCAG ggCTGTGGTACAAATGGCAGCTGcagaggctgaggaggaggccATCTTGGAGACAGAGGCCAAGCTGGAGAAGATCCGACGGAGCCATGCGGAGAAGGAAAACCAGGAGCTTGAGCAGCTCAAACACAAGCAGGCTGAGGCCGAGCAGGAGCTAGAGgagctgaagaggaggagggaggagagacgccaggtcaggaaggaggaggagcgcaggagcagagaggaggagcaaCAGCGTCTAGCCAAGGAGGAG ggggagaagaggaggatgaaggaggacatagagaggaggaggatggaggcagCAGAGCGGATGAAGAGCCTCAGTACCTCCAGCGTAGACGGAGATGAGATGTTTAGCTCGCTCAGTCCCAAAGGCTCCATCTACAAG ATCACAGAGCGAACGGAATCCTTGAACCGATCCCTAAAGAAAAG CAACAGCTTCAAGAAGACACAGCCCCCTGTTCTCCTCGCCAAGATCGATGACAGGCTGGAGCAATACACCACCGCCATTGAG TACTCCCAGGAGGTCAAGGCAACCAAACAGGGCCTGACGGACATCCCCATGTCACCTGAGCCAGTGTCCTCCAAGAAGAACTTGTTTGAGGCTGGAGAGGCCTGGAACCAGAGCCTGGCCAAAGGCACACCACCCAAG gaTGCTGAGAGTCTGAAGGTGGGCGTGGCGGACATGATCACCCAGTGGGTGAAGGGGAACCCAGATGGCACCAGCAGGAGCTCCCCCTCAAGACCAGCT GATGTAAAAGTTGGTGACGTGATGCAGAAAAAGAACATGTGGGAGATCATTGGAGAAACATCCCCTGGGATTTCAGGAGCAGTGGCAAAG GGCAATGCATCTGGTAAAAAGTACAAATTTGTGATGACTGCTCATGGCAAATATGAGAAGATtcctgttgatgatgatgatgatgaaaatATGGATGAATACACGAATGGAAAAGCAG aCCTATACCATGGTGAATATTGA
- the prr33 gene encoding proteoglycan 4, with protein sequence MAASYSNVNEPGLLFQQYPPALLPKPGKENARLQKLLKKTEKKIKKKAAPEIAKTPVPFRSSLSPVNEASPDLEHSDHSTPPKTPEASFYTQHPRFSVRPVYRHVASPYPQQRGATFGGTARFAPQLYAAPAPTFPQYVAPLYTFTPTPPSAAPGPALHELAPKMPEQTSSVLDVTTTAAAQIAPPVTASVPHPLSAPVALVTVTPAATQPTLRIAPVVIHRKSPSPRFKATEAALKAPKSMFDVPQIRVYTASMSPLHDYSGSKTSTADALSLSITPTSEITRAFTPTAEIKRSATPTSGVKRGLTPTPGLQRSATPTSEVKRAKTPTHDFLTPRTPLGRPKTPSFHVSRAKTPVFEISRTNPLLFAVSPITTEAQISNTPTPGTNAACQSLSDPSKSSSTILGARTLNGEETSKETPTAKSPPQNTSKPEAPRHENPVVESARPKTPTGLLGYQRPKTPTGVAPTFGYQRPKTPTDITPKSAAPSYGYQRPKTPTIVTLKPTAPTDGYQRPKTPTKETSKPTAPSDGYPRPKTPTNEGHKPMTPTIEYQKPQPPAGYQRPKTPTAGVSSIGFQRPKTPTYVDPKPSHTYYGLTPAAYVAHGGIQSFSPLFGISRSKTPTQEESKTQELEASKTPTQELPVKSYPLPEVSNQEAPFKELEKTISSEAIVSMTVVKLPLPTIVVTQAEEVSETRVSTAVTSKISTPIGEMPKVKTVANTRPWAKSPTPEVKTPVKTPTYGVYPKPKTPTPETQRKTIPPFSKTESPVAKASVVQQKELKESTEPKMPTKATSEAKPVGTKPTNSSPLAKTASPENLLLPAKPKNNQEAKPEKVVSAPTTPLTEKKEERKDSFPAAEPLLKVIQKPKGMMKSKLSGWSRLKKHMVVEEEPPMFTESDPKKETAKVTEQEGGEVKKDEKVLFKDMVAAVTADDPPKAAKKWDSLLFDMFSTKEKIMQVIEASKSEEERKEQPKDAGKEIPSFAHRLPVLLFSPKFDAKRLREAASRPLTKISTVFEMGLIGRKNKDEEPKDFNRTARGFTCP encoded by the coding sequence ATGGCTGCCAGTTATAGCAATGTCAATGAACCAGGCCTGCTTTTCCAGCAGTACCCTCCAGCTCTACTGCCCAAGCCTGGCAAGGAAAATGCTAGACTCCAGAAACTACTCAAGAAAACGgagaaaaaaatcaagaaaaaagCCGCTCCTGAGATCGCAAAGACACCTGTCCCTTTCCGCTCAAGCCTCTCTCCTGTGAATGAAGCAAGTCCTGACTTGGAGCACAGTgaccactcaacccctcccaaaACTCCAGAGGCATCCTTCTACACACAGCACCCCAGATTTTCTGTCAGGCCAGTCTATCGTCATGTGGCATCCCCTTATCCGCAGCAACGAGGAGCCACTTTTGGTGGAACAGCAAGGTTCGCCCCACAGCTGTATGCTGCTCCAGCCCCCACCTTCCCCCAATATGTGGCCCCACTCTACACATTTACTCCAACACCCCCGTCAGCCGCTCCAGGGCCAGCCTTGCATGAATTGGCACCCAAAATGCCTGAGCAAACGTCCTCTGTGCTTGACGTGACAACGACAGCTGCTGCTCAAATTGCTCCTCCAGTCACTGCTTCAGTACCTCATCCACTCAGTGCTCCAGTTGCTCTCGTCACAGTCACTCCTGCTGCCACACAACCTACTCTGCGAATAGCCCCAGTAGTAATACACCGCAAAAGTCCAAGTCCACGTTTTAAAGCTACCGAAGCTGCACTAAAAGCACCCAAATCGATGTTTGATGTCCCTCAAATTAGGGTCTATACAGCATCTATGTCCCCCCTCCATGATTATAGTGGATCAAAGACATCTACTGCAGACGCATTATCTCTGAGTATAACACCCACATCAGAAATCACAAGAGCTTTTACACCAACTGCTGAAATCAAAAGGAGTGCAACACCTACATCCGGGGTAAAAAGAGGTTTAACACCGACACCTGGACTCCAAAGGAGTGCAACGCCTACATCTGAAGTGAAAAGAGCTAAAACACCAACTCATGATTTTTTAACACCAAGAACTCCTTTAGGTCGCCCTAAGACACCCTCATTTCATGTGTCCCGTGCCAAAACACCTGTTTTTGAAATATCAAGAACCAACCCACTTTTATTCGCTGTATCACCCATTACTACAGAGGCACAGATATCTAACACACCAACACCTGGTACTAATGCTGCCTGTCAGTCTTTGTCTGACCCTTCAAAATCATCTTCAACTATTCTAGGTGCAAGAACTCTGAATGGGGAAGAGACGTCAAAAGAGACTCCCACAGCTAAATCACCTCCTCAGAACACTTCAAAACCAGAGGCTCCTCGACACGAAAATCCTGTAGTTGAGTCTGCCAGACCAAAGACCCCGACAGGTCTATTAGGCTATCAAAGACCCAAGACTCCAACAGGTGTTGCACCCACATTTGGGTACCAAAGGCCCAAGACTCCAACAGATATCACACCGAAATCTGCTGCACCCTCCTATGGGTACCAAAGACCCAAGACTCCAACAATTGTCACACTAAAGCCTACAGCGCCCACAGATGGGTACCAAAGACCCAAGACACCAACAAAAGAAACATCAAAACCTACAGCACCCTCAGATGGGTATCCAAGGCCCAAGACTCCCACCAATGAAGGGCATAAACCTATGACTCCAACAATTGAGTATCAAAAACCACAACCACCAGCAGGGTATCAAAGACCAAAGACTCCCACAGCTGGGGTATCATCTATAGGATTTCAAAGGCCCAAGACACCAACATATGTGGATCCTAAACCAAGCCATACCTATTATGGGTTGACTCCTGCTGCATATGTTGCCCATGGTGGAATCCAAagtttttcacctttatttggaATATCCAGGTCTAAGACGCCGACTCAAGAGGAATCTAAAACCCAAGAGCTAGAAGCATCTAAAACACCTACCCAAGAGTTACCTGTAAAATCATATCCTTTGCCCGAGGTGTCAAACCAGGAAGCACCCTTCAAAGAACTGGAAAAAACTATTTCAAGTGAGGCCATAGTATCCATGACAGTAGTTAAGCTTCCGCTTCCAACCATTGTTGTTACACAAGCTGAAGAGGTCTCAGAAACAAGAGTATCCACAGCTGTGACCAGCAAAATATCAACTCCCATTGGTGAAATGCCAAAGGTTAAAACTGTGGCAAACACAAGACCATGGGCTAAATCTCCAACACCAGAGGTTAAAACCCCAGTGAAGACACCAACTTATGGAGTTTACCCAAAACCCAAGACACCCACCCCAGAAACCCAACGCAAGACAATACCTCCTTTCTCAAAAACAGAATCTCCTGTGGCTAAAGCCAGTGTGGTGCAACAGAAAGAGTTGAAGGAATCAACAGAGCCTAAAATGCCAACCAAAGCAACCTCTGAGGCTAAACCAGTAGGGACAAAGCCAACCAATTCTTCTCCACTTGCAAAGACTGCATCTCCTGAGAATCTTTTGTTGCCGGCTAAACCAAAGAATAACCAGGAAGCCAAACCTGAAAAAGTGGTATCAGCTCCAACCACACCATTGACagagaagaaggaagagaggaaagactCTTTCCCAGCAGCTGAACCTCTTCTTAAAGTGATCCAAAAGCCAAAGGGCATGATGAAGTCTAAACTCAGTGGTTGGTCACGGCTCAAGAAGCACATGGTAGTGGAAGAAGAACCACCTATGTTCACAGAATCAGATCCTAAGAAAGAAACCGCCAAGGTGACTGAGCAGGAAGGAGGTGAAGTGAAAAAGGATGAAAAGGTGTTATTTAAAGACATGGTGGCAGCCGTAACAGCTGACGATCCTCCCAAGGCAGCGAAGAAGTGGGATTCTCTTCTCTTCGATATGTTCTCCACTAAAGAGAAGATTATGCAGGTGATTGAAGCCAGCaaaagtgaggaggagaggaaagagcagCCAAAGGATGCAGGGAAAGAAATCCCATCCTTCGCCCATCGTCTGCCTGTTCTCCTTTTCAGCCCAAAGTTTGATGCCAAAAGGCTAAGAGAGGCTGCGTCAAGGCCACTAACTAAAATTTCGACAGTGTTTGAGATGGGTCTCATAGGGCGTAAAAATAAAGATGAGGAACCAAAAGACTTTAACAGAACAGCTAGAGGGTTCACTTGTCCTTAA